From Selenomonas ruminantium AC2024, a single genomic window includes:
- a CDS encoding KdsC family phosphatase — protein sequence MEIHSKAIEAAKKIKLIIFDVDGVLTDGGIYIGEKGELYKPFYCRDGLGITLAHKVGLKTAIITGRKSKQVEFRAKELNISEVFQGNSDKREAYDELKKRTGLRDEEIAYIGDDLIDLPIMLQVGLPMAVADAIPDVRMHSLVVSCCPGGRGAVRELLEFIFKAQGEWEDLMASFLIPVKSEENAGLIQ from the coding sequence ATGGAGATTCACAGCAAAGCAATTGAAGCTGCCAAGAAGATAAAGCTGATTATTTTTGACGTGGATGGCGTGTTGACAGATGGTGGGATTTATATTGGCGAGAAGGGGGAGCTTTATAAGCCCTTTTATTGCCGGGATGGCTTGGGCATAACCTTAGCACATAAGGTGGGGCTTAAGACTGCCATCATCACCGGCCGGAAGTCCAAGCAAGTGGAGTTTCGGGCCAAAGAACTGAATATCAGCGAGGTCTTCCAGGGCAATTCCGACAAGCGGGAGGCTTATGATGAGCTCAAGAAGCGCACTGGTCTCCGCGATGAAGAAATCGCCTACATTGGTGACGACCTCATCGACTTGCCCATCATGCTGCAGGTTGGCCTGCCCATGGCTGTGGCCGATGCCATTCCCGATGTGCGCATGCATTCTCTGGTGGTTTCCTGCTGCCCCGGCGGCAGAGGTGCTGTTCGGGAACTGTTGGAATTCATCTTCAAGGCTCAGGGCGAATGGGAAGATTTGATGGCCAGCTTTTTGATTCCGGTGAAATCTGAGGAAAATGCCGGACTGATTCAGTAA
- a CDS encoding KpsF/GutQ family sugar-phosphate isomerase gives MINKIKEAALETLTIEASAVEKLKERIDEEFVAAVQCILDCKARVVVTGMGKSGHVGRKMAATFASTGTPAFFMHPGEAFHGDLGMVTENDVVIAISNSGESAEVVNILPIIRRIGARIIAMCGRRDSQLGKAADHFVDIGVEKEACPLGLAPTASTTATLAMGDALAIALMSVRDFTSQDFALFHPGGALGRKLLLTVKNVMHTGEENPLVHKDKTAKDALFIMTDKGLGAASVVDDSGKLVGIITDGIIRRALAKDYKFLDEAVGNIMFETPLTIKQEAMASAALSVMEKHKPRPVTVLPVIDDNKIPVGIIHLTDLLRQGVV, from the coding sequence TTGATCAACAAGATAAAAGAAGCGGCACTGGAAACTCTCACCATTGAGGCGTCTGCCGTAGAAAAACTCAAGGAACGCATTGACGAGGAATTTGTGGCTGCTGTGCAGTGCATTCTGGACTGCAAGGCCCGTGTGGTTGTAACCGGCATGGGCAAATCCGGTCATGTGGGCCGCAAGATGGCCGCTACCTTTGCCAGCACCGGCACGCCGGCCTTCTTCATGCATCCCGGTGAAGCGTTCCATGGCGATTTGGGCATGGTGACGGAAAATGATGTGGTGATTGCCATTTCCAACAGTGGTGAGTCGGCAGAAGTGGTCAACATCCTGCCGATTATCCGCCGTATTGGCGCCCGCATCATTGCCATGTGCGGACGCCGTGATTCGCAGCTCGGCAAGGCCGCTGACCATTTTGTCGATATCGGCGTGGAAAAAGAAGCCTGCCCGTTAGGACTGGCACCTACCGCCAGCACCACGGCCACGTTGGCCATGGGCGATGCTCTGGCTATCGCCCTCATGAGTGTTCGGGACTTCACAAGTCAGGATTTTGCCCTGTTCCATCCGGGCGGAGCTTTGGGCCGTAAACTCTTGCTCACCGTCAAAAACGTCATGCACACGGGCGAAGAAAATCCCTTGGTGCATAAGGATAAGACGGCTAAGGATGCCCTCTTTATCATGACGGATAAGGGCTTGGGCGCCGCTTCTGTTGTTGATGACAGCGGCAAGCTTGTAGGCATCATCACCGATGGTATCATCCGCCGGGCGCTGGCCAAGGATTATAAATTCCTTGATGAAGCCGTGGGCAATATCATGTTCGAAACGCCGCTGACCATCAAGCAGGAAGCCATGGCTTCGGCGGCCCTCTCGGTTATGGAAAAACACAAACCGCGCCCCGTTACGGTGCTGCCGGTTATTGATGACAATAAAATTCCTGTGGGTATTATTCATTTGACTGACCTTTTGCGTCAAGGAGTGGTATAA